Proteins encoded together in one Olsenella timonensis window:
- a CDS encoding AraC family transcriptional regulator codes for MTGLRGIQGELATLFAPQVEQLGMRLERSGGLWLGRARGGVARGEMWLCSPLPNCLVLVHDVTPLGDMRLLEESSGPYLCACSLFDDARACSRSCGLPLRSLGAQRPGPDAPGRRAAGASAQELATFFERAARAHESDLLAGRSYRSRSIILLPGFFDELERRYPGEFDGIPDLFDGARGGAVRPVVGRALGAIPDRPSGRPGEELELASVVHSLAAGLAACRCAQREDDPNADLAREATRAILEAVEQGERPPSSGELARRLYVSRSRLCAVFKEQVGEGVGAYARRARLGRAQELLQNDRLAVSQVAALLGYPSASAFDHAFSQALGMSPRAWREAGGR; via the coding sequence ATGACCGGTCTCCGAGGGATACAGGGCGAGTTGGCGACGCTCTTCGCGCCGCAGGTCGAGCAGCTCGGGATGCGGCTCGAGCGCAGCGGCGGCCTCTGGCTGGGCCGTGCCCGAGGCGGCGTCGCGCGCGGCGAGATGTGGCTCTGCTCGCCGCTGCCCAACTGCCTCGTGCTCGTCCACGACGTGACCCCGCTGGGCGACATGCGGCTCCTCGAGGAGTCCTCGGGGCCGTACCTCTGCGCGTGCTCGCTCTTCGACGACGCCCGCGCGTGCTCGCGGAGCTGCGGCCTCCCGCTCAGGTCGCTCGGGGCCCAGCGCCCCGGCCCGGATGCCCCGGGGCGGCGAGCGGCGGGGGCGAGCGCACAGGAGCTCGCCACCTTCTTCGAGCGCGCCGCGCGGGCCCACGAGAGCGACCTCCTCGCGGGGCGCTCCTACCGCTCGAGGTCGATCATCCTCCTCCCCGGCTTCTTCGACGAGCTCGAGCGGAGGTACCCGGGAGAGTTCGACGGGATCCCCGACCTCTTTGACGGCGCGCGAGGAGGGGCGGTGCGCCCGGTGGTCGGGCGCGCCCTGGGCGCGATCCCCGACCGGCCGAGCGGCCGACCCGGGGAGGAGCTCGAGCTCGCCTCCGTCGTCCACTCCCTCGCCGCCGGCCTCGCGGCGTGCCGCTGCGCGCAGCGGGAGGACGACCCCAACGCGGATCTCGCGCGCGAGGCGACGAGGGCCATCCTCGAGGCTGTCGAGCAGGGAGAGCGGCCGCCCAGCTCCGGCGAGCTCGCGAGGCGGCTCTACGTGAGCAGGTCGCGCCTCTGTGCCGTGTTCAAGGAGCAGGTCGGCGAGGGCGTGGGCGCGTATGCCCGTCGCGCGCGCCTGGGGCGCGCGCAGGAGCTGCTGCAAAACGACCGTCTCGCCGTCTCCCAGGTCGCCGCGCTTCTCGGCTATCCCAGCGCGTCCGCCTTCGACCACGCCTTCTCCCAGGCGCTCGGCATGTCGCCCCGAGCGTGGCGCGAGGCCGGCGGCCGCTAG
- a CDS encoding ABC-2 transporter permease produces MLRAYLVEMTVLRDYARSLLGLGLIVSACVSLGMQTTMMAPGLLAMMYLLLGVSGTSSFDDLNGWGCLRLTMPLSRRDVVVARYGSVVTLGLGGLVAGLATTLVLAVVARVVPLPGELSPALALSENVLLGMGLSAGALFAVGSLCAAVEVPLYFRFGSTRATQYLPLVPLFALLCPIIVLGGSGMIDESTLTAEGIAGALSLIWSPAGVAACLVGLLALSTALLGISAAVSLRLYETREL; encoded by the coding sequence ATGCTGCGCGCCTACCTCGTTGAGATGACCGTCCTTCGCGACTATGCACGGTCGCTCCTCGGCCTCGGGCTCATCGTCTCCGCGTGCGTGAGCCTGGGCATGCAAACCACCATGATGGCCCCGGGGCTTCTCGCGATGATGTACCTCCTGCTCGGCGTGTCGGGAACGAGCTCCTTCGACGACCTCAACGGATGGGGGTGCCTCCGCCTCACGATGCCGCTCTCCCGCCGCGACGTGGTGGTTGCCCGCTATGGCTCCGTCGTGACGCTCGGCCTCGGCGGCCTGGTCGCCGGACTAGCGACGACGCTCGTCCTCGCGGTGGTCGCCCGCGTCGTCCCGCTGCCGGGCGAGCTCTCCCCCGCCCTAGCGCTCTCCGAGAACGTCCTGCTGGGCATGGGCCTCTCCGCAGGGGCGCTCTTTGCCGTCGGGTCGCTCTGCGCGGCCGTGGAGGTCCCGCTCTACTTCCGCTTTGGAAGCACCAGGGCGACGCAGTACCTGCCGCTGGTACCCCTCTTTGCGCTCCTCTGCCCCATCATCGTGTTGGGCGGGAGCGGCATGATCGACGAGAGCACGCTCACGGCCGAGGGCATCGCGGGGGCCCTGAGCCTCATCTGGTCGCCCGCAGGCGTGGCGGCATGCCTCGTCGGACTGCTCGCGCTCTCGACGGCCCTTCTCGGCATATCCGCCGCAGTCTCCCTGCGCCTCTACGAGACCCGCGAGCTCTAG
- a CDS encoding ABC transporter ATP-binding protein codes for MEDTSRAGQEGPKGGALGRLLAFAGERRVLTYLGCALSALSMLVSFGPYVCIWFAARDLIAVAPDWGAASGIAAYGWWALGFAVASIALYFVGLMCTHLAAFRCASNMRKRATEHLMRTSLGYFDTHASGALRRVVDGCALETEGLLAHKLPDTAGSVAMILGMLVLFFVFDWRLGVVCLVPVALSLACMFYMMGGRGMDFMTRYMESLVKMNKTGTEYVRGIPVVKVFQQTVFSFRAFHDAIEEFTVLAQDYAVRWCQTPQALSLTVISAAAAFLVPVAVLLVPGETDLVRFAANFAFYAIFSAVIPTAMTRVMFMSEAFQSAADAVGRVEEVLAAPVIEAPASPCAPRDNSIRFEDVSFSYEGAEAPALDHVSFEVPAGATVALVGPSGGGKTTAASLVPRFWDAGSGRVLVGGIDVRQMDPRDLMGRVAFVFQANRLFSQSVLENVRAARPEATRDEVMAALHAAQCDDIVEKLPSGVDTVYGAGGAHLSGGEVQRLMLARAILKDAPVVVLDEATAFADPENEVKIQAAFRRLARGRDGAPRTVLMVAHRLSTVRNADRIVVLDGGRVAEQGTHDELLAAGGLYARMWADYERAVSWRIQGAEGSER; via the coding sequence ATGGAAGATACTTCCCGAGCGGGCCAGGAGGGCCCCAAGGGCGGCGCGCTGGGCCGTCTGCTCGCGTTTGCGGGCGAGCGGCGCGTCCTCACCTACCTGGGGTGCGCCCTCTCGGCGCTCTCGATGCTCGTGAGCTTTGGCCCGTACGTGTGCATCTGGTTCGCGGCACGCGACCTCATCGCCGTGGCCCCCGACTGGGGCGCGGCGAGTGGAATAGCCGCCTACGGCTGGTGGGCGCTCGGCTTTGCCGTGGCGTCGATCGCGCTCTACTTCGTGGGCCTCATGTGCACGCACCTTGCGGCCTTCAGGTGCGCCTCGAACATGCGCAAGCGCGCGACCGAGCACCTCATGCGCACGAGCCTGGGCTACTTCGACACGCACGCCTCGGGCGCCCTGCGCCGCGTGGTGGACGGCTGCGCCCTCGAGACCGAGGGGCTTCTCGCCCACAAGCTGCCCGACACGGCGGGCTCGGTGGCCATGATCTTGGGCATGCTCGTGCTCTTCTTCGTCTTTGACTGGCGGCTGGGCGTCGTCTGTCTCGTGCCGGTGGCCCTGAGCCTCGCCTGCATGTTCTACATGATGGGCGGGCGCGGCATGGACTTCATGACGCGCTACATGGAGTCGCTCGTGAAGATGAACAAGACCGGCACCGAGTACGTGCGCGGCATACCCGTCGTCAAGGTCTTCCAGCAGACGGTCTTCTCGTTCCGCGCGTTCCACGACGCCATCGAGGAGTTCACGGTGCTCGCGCAGGACTACGCCGTCAGGTGGTGCCAGACCCCGCAGGCGCTCTCGCTCACCGTCATCAGTGCCGCCGCGGCCTTCCTCGTGCCGGTGGCGGTGCTTCTCGTCCCCGGCGAGACGGACCTTGTTCGCTTTGCCGCCAACTTCGCGTTCTACGCGATCTTCTCGGCCGTGATCCCCACGGCCATGACGCGCGTGATGTTCATGTCGGAGGCGTTCCAGTCCGCGGCGGACGCGGTGGGTCGCGTGGAGGAGGTGCTCGCCGCCCCCGTCATCGAGGCCCCGGCCTCCCCGTGCGCGCCGCGTGACAACTCCATCCGCTTCGAGGACGTGTCCTTCTCCTACGAGGGCGCCGAGGCCCCGGCGCTCGACCACGTGAGCTTTGAGGTGCCGGCGGGCGCCACCGTGGCGCTCGTGGGACCCTCGGGCGGCGGCAAGACCACCGCGGCGAGCCTCGTGCCGCGCTTCTGGGACGCGGGCTCCGGGCGCGTCCTCGTGGGCGGCATCGACGTGCGCCAGATGGACCCGCGCGATCTCATGGGCCGCGTGGCCTTTGTCTTCCAGGCCAACCGGCTCTTCTCGCAGTCGGTCCTCGAGAACGTGCGGGCGGCGCGCCCCGAGGCCACGCGCGACGAGGTCATGGCCGCGCTCCATGCCGCACAGTGCGACGACATCGTCGAGAAGCTGCCGAGCGGCGTGGACACCGTCTACGGCGCCGGCGGGGCGCACCTCTCCGGCGGCGAGGTCCAGCGCCTCATGCTCGCCCGCGCGATCCTCAAGGACGCGCCCGTCGTGGTGCTCGACGAGGCGACGGCCTTTGCCGACCCGGAGAACGAGGTGAAGATCCAGGCGGCCTTCAGGCGCCTCGCCCGCGGGCGGGACGGCGCGCCGCGCACCGTGCTCATGGTGGCGCACCGGCTCTCGACCGTGCGCAACGCCGACAGGATCGTGGTGCTCGACGGCGGGCGCGTGGCCGAGCAGGGCACGCACGACGAGCTGCTGGCGGCGGGCGGCCTCTACGCGCGCATGTGGGCCGACTACGAGCGGGCCGTGAGCTGGAGGATCCAGGGAGCCGAGGGGAGCGAGCGATGA
- a CDS encoding molybdenum cofactor biosynthesis protein B: MGERHRALIVTVSDRASAGVYEDRTGPAVAELLVARGYEVMGPRVVPDERPEIEGALTAAAEGDVALVLTCGGTGFSPRDVTPEATAAVCERMVPGLPEAMRAASAAVTDRAWLSRATAGIVGRTLVVNLPGSPRAATENLEAVIGPLAHGLDMLRDGPATCGQA, translated from the coding sequence ATGGGCGAGAGGCACCGCGCGCTGATCGTCACGGTGAGCGACCGCGCGTCGGCGGGCGTCTACGAGGACCGGACGGGCCCCGCCGTCGCGGAGCTCCTTGTCGCTCGCGGCTACGAGGTCATGGGGCCGCGCGTGGTCCCCGACGAGCGCCCCGAGATCGAGGGTGCGCTCACCGCGGCCGCCGAGGGGGACGTGGCGCTGGTGCTTACCTGCGGCGGGACGGGCTTCTCGCCCCGCGACGTGACGCCCGAGGCGACCGCGGCGGTCTGCGAGCGCATGGTGCCCGGCCTGCCCGAGGCCATGAGGGCCGCGAGCGCCGCGGTCACGGACCGGGCCTGGCTGAGTCGGGCGACGGCGGGCATCGTCGGCCGCACGCTCGTGGTGAACCTGCCGGGCAGCCCGCGCGCCGCGACGGAGAACCTGGAGGCGGTGATAGGCCCGCTCGCGCACGGCCTCGACATGCTGCGCGACGGTCCCGCCACGTGCGGTCAGGCGTAG
- a CDS encoding ABC transporter ATP-binding protein, whose amino-acid sequence MSALIEARGLTKHYDGFSLEGVDLTVSEGEVVGFIGQNGAGKSTTIKALLGLIKVDGGDASVLGTPSDELSRVSGATTKERVGVVFDTVSLPGHLRVSDVGRIYRSAYASWDAHAFDRLARELDLDPKKAVKDLSRGMGMKLSLACALAHDPQVLILDEATAGLDPMARDEALDRLRDFVAEPGRAILMSSHITSDLERIADRIACIDAGRIVFDLPKDVITDETGIARCRVADFERVAASGVVPERELRYLRHDYGIDVLVPDRFAFAEMFPDIPCDRMTIDDYMALNLKGGVR is encoded by the coding sequence ATGAGCGCACTAATCGAGGCCCGTGGCCTCACCAAGCACTACGACGGTTTCTCTCTCGAGGGCGTGGACCTCACCGTCAGCGAGGGCGAGGTCGTCGGCTTCATCGGCCAGAACGGCGCCGGCAAGTCCACCACCATCAAGGCCCTGCTCGGCCTCATCAAGGTCGACGGCGGAGACGCAAGCGTGCTCGGCACCCCGAGCGACGAGCTCTCCCGCGTCTCGGGCGCGACGACAAAGGAGCGGGTCGGCGTGGTCTTCGACACCGTCTCCCTTCCCGGCCACCTGCGCGTATCCGACGTGGGACGCATCTACCGGAGCGCCTACGCCTCCTGGGACGCGCACGCCTTCGACCGCCTCGCGCGCGAGCTCGACCTCGACCCCAAGAAGGCCGTGAAGGACCTCTCGCGCGGGATGGGCATGAAGCTCTCCCTCGCCTGCGCCCTCGCGCACGACCCGCAGGTCCTCATCCTCGACGAGGCCACGGCCGGCCTCGACCCGATGGCACGTGACGAGGCGCTCGACCGGCTGCGCGACTTCGTGGCCGAGCCGGGTCGCGCGATCCTCATGAGCAGCCACATCACGAGCGACCTCGAGCGCATCGCCGACCGCATCGCCTGCATCGACGCCGGGCGCATCGTCTTTGACCTGCCCAAGGACGTCATCACCGACGAGACGGGCATCGCGCGCTGCCGCGTGGCAGACTTCGAGCGCGTGGCCGCGAGCGGGGTCGTGCCCGAGCGCGAGCTGCGCTACCTGCGCCACGACTACGGCATCGACGTGCTCGTGCCCGACCGCTTCGCGTTTGCGGAGATGTTCCCCGACATCCCCTGCGACCGCATGACCATCGACGACTACATGGCTCTCAACCTGAAGGGCGGTGTCCGATAA
- a CDS encoding GntR family transcriptional regulator has product MDIIISNSSGKPIYEQICDQIKAAVVTGQLAEGEQLPSIRALANSLRVSAITTKRAYADLEAAGLIETVPGKGSFVAGGNAELIREERMREVEGLLAQAVERGRACGLTDAELQEMLALVLE; this is encoded by the coding sequence TTGGACATCATCATCTCAAACTCGAGCGGCAAGCCCATCTACGAGCAGATCTGCGACCAGATCAAGGCCGCGGTCGTGACGGGCCAGCTCGCCGAGGGCGAGCAGCTCCCCTCGATCAGGGCGCTCGCCAACAGCCTGCGCGTGAGCGCGATCACCACCAAGCGCGCCTACGCGGACCTGGAGGCGGCCGGGCTCATCGAGACGGTGCCGGGCAAGGGGAGCTTCGTCGCGGGCGGCAACGCCGAGCTCATCCGCGAGGAGCGGATGCGCGAGGTCGAGGGGCTTCTCGCCCAGGCCGTCGAGCGCGGGAGGGCCTGCGGGCTCACCGACGCGGAGCTCCAGGAGATGCTCGCCCTGGTGCTGGAGTGA
- a CDS encoding ABC-2 transporter permease — protein MRRAYLIELTVFRDYGKQLLALGFLVAVLVGCGMQTVLAAPSIITCMFFMMGAMGAAAYDEQNDWGRFRLTLPLSRRDVVLGRYGAIVTLGLGGMAVGLLAALAISAVASAVELPGELSQALALDGDTLSAMAFATTFCLLIGSTVASVVTPIYFRLGQTKATQLLPTIIVMLFVLPVVFLGNSGLLDGALPGLEQVAAFLAYIETPEGLVVGCAGMVAAAAVILAASAALSLRLYETREL, from the coding sequence ATGAGGCGCGCCTACCTGATCGAGCTCACCGTTTTCCGCGACTACGGCAAGCAGCTCCTGGCCCTCGGATTCCTCGTGGCGGTGCTCGTGGGCTGCGGGATGCAGACCGTGCTCGCCGCCCCCTCGATCATCACCTGCATGTTCTTCATGATGGGCGCGATGGGCGCAGCCGCCTACGACGAGCAGAACGACTGGGGCCGCTTCCGCCTCACGCTTCCGCTCTCCCGCCGCGACGTGGTGCTCGGCCGCTACGGCGCCATCGTGACGCTGGGTCTGGGAGGCATGGCGGTGGGCCTGCTCGCCGCGCTCGCGATCAGCGCCGTGGCGTCCGCCGTGGAGCTCCCCGGCGAGCTCTCCCAGGCGCTCGCCCTCGACGGGGACACCCTCTCCGCGATGGCCTTCGCAACGACGTTCTGCCTGCTCATCGGCTCCACCGTGGCATCTGTCGTGACGCCGATCTACTTCAGGCTCGGCCAGACCAAGGCCACCCAGCTCCTGCCCACGATCATCGTCATGCTCTTCGTGCTGCCCGTTGTCTTCCTCGGCAACAGCGGTCTTCTCGACGGGGCGCTCCCGGGCCTCGAGCAGGTCGCGGCCTTCCTCGCCTACATCGAGACGCCCGAGGGCCTGGTCGTTGGCTGCGCGGGCATGGTGGCGGCCGCCGCCGTCATCCTCGCTGCCTCCGCCGCGCTCTCCCTCAGGCTCTACGAGACCCGCGAGCTCTAG
- a CDS encoding molybdopterin-binding protein yields MRLVRTEDAVGHVLCHDMTQILTGDDPGAPCFKGPRFRKGHVVTAEDVPVLLSMGKRSLYVWELEEGMVHEDDAARRMAALVAGPGTEAAGEPSEGKVNVRAATDGVLLVDSARLEAVNSVDEVMVATRRGGFAVRAGDLLAGTRVIPLVIAEERLAEAEAAAGPEPLLRVEPFHLRTAAVVATGSEVASGLIEDRFTPVMVEKLAAYGIECVARSTPGDERDAVVAAINEALAAGVDLVLCTGGMSVDPDDNTPGAIRAAGARVVTYGAPVLPGAMLLVGYLEGSGGRSVPVLGVPGCAMYNKATVLDLVLPRIAVGVPLEKADLVRMGEGGLCLGCPECTFPHCPFGR; encoded by the coding sequence ATGAGGCTCGTTCGCACCGAGGACGCGGTGGGGCACGTGCTCTGCCATGACATGACGCAGATCCTGACCGGCGACGACCCGGGCGCCCCGTGCTTCAAGGGCCCGCGCTTCAGGAAGGGCCACGTGGTCACGGCCGAGGATGTTCCCGTGCTGCTCTCCATGGGAAAGCGCAGCCTCTACGTCTGGGAGCTCGAGGAGGGCATGGTCCACGAGGACGACGCCGCCCGGCGCATGGCGGCGCTCGTGGCGGGCCCGGGCACCGAGGCGGCCGGCGAGCCCTCGGAGGGCAAGGTCAACGTCCGCGCTGCCACAGACGGCGTGCTGCTCGTGGACTCCGCGCGCCTCGAGGCCGTGAACTCCGTCGACGAGGTCATGGTCGCCACGCGCCGGGGCGGCTTCGCCGTACGCGCGGGCGACCTTCTCGCCGGCACGCGCGTTATCCCGCTGGTCATCGCCGAGGAGCGGCTCGCCGAGGCCGAGGCGGCCGCCGGGCCGGAGCCGCTCCTGCGCGTGGAGCCGTTCCACCTCCGCACGGCGGCCGTCGTTGCCACGGGGTCGGAGGTCGCCTCCGGCCTCATCGAGGACCGTTTCACGCCGGTCATGGTTGAGAAGCTCGCCGCCTACGGCATCGAGTGCGTGGCGCGCTCCACGCCCGGCGACGAGCGCGACGCTGTGGTGGCCGCTATCAACGAGGCACTTGCGGCCGGCGTCGACCTCGTGCTCTGCACGGGCGGCATGTCCGTGGACCCCGACGACAACACCCCTGGCGCCATTCGCGCCGCCGGTGCGCGCGTGGTCACGTACGGTGCGCCGGTCCTGCCGGGCGCGATGCTGCTCGTGGGCTACCTTGAGGGGTCGGGCGGCAGGTCGGTCCCCGTCCTCGGCGTGCCGGGCTGCGCGATGTACAACAAGGCTACGGTGCTCGACCTGGTGCTCCCGCGCATCGCGGTGGGCGTGCCGCTCGAGAAGGCGGACCTCGTGCGCATGGGGGAGGGCGGCCTGTGCCTGGGGTGTCCCGAGTGCACGTTCCCGCACTGCCCGTTCGGGAGGTAG
- a CDS encoding ABC transporter ATP-binding protein: MMSIKEKYALTDEGVRNVLLGAVWTTVTNLVVFASVGFVYVVMSALVARLTGGAVELGPWGALGFDPLAVPAAGWAAAIAAYLIVLFVCERLAYYYQYGVIYKESGRQRMALAERLRRLPLSFFGRRDLADLTETLMGDVKTTEHAYSHVLPELYGAYATMAIAFVCLLAFDWRLAVASMWSGPVALLLLFGVRSRIQPLMRRTRLAGLRTSELIQEALECVREVRATNQEERYLERVYESVDKAERTAIRGELATGICVNGAQIVLRLGFATTLLTGSALVLEGTCDFLALFCFLLVVSRIYAPFDQALMLIAELFSARTAAGRMRSFFEEPLAEGGDGYAPDGHDVVFEHVGFSYERGGEKVLEDVSFTAREGEVTALVGPSGSGKSTCARLAARLWDASSGRVSVGGVDVSAVDPEVLLSDFSVVFQDVTLFDDTVMGNIRLGRRGASDEEVLAAARAANCDDFVSRMPEGYQTMIGENGARLSGGERQRISIARALLKDAPIVLLDEATASLDVESETEVQGALSRLLAGKTVIVIAHRMRTVMGADKVVVLEGGRVAEQGSPAELMAADGLFARMARLQSESASWAL, encoded by the coding sequence ATGATGTCGATCAAGGAGAAGTACGCCCTCACGGACGAGGGCGTGAGGAACGTGCTCCTCGGCGCGGTGTGGACCACGGTGACCAACCTCGTGGTCTTTGCGAGCGTGGGGTTCGTCTACGTCGTTATGAGCGCGCTCGTGGCGAGGCTCACGGGCGGGGCGGTCGAGCTGGGCCCCTGGGGCGCGCTCGGCTTTGACCCGCTCGCCGTGCCCGCTGCCGGCTGGGCGGCCGCGATCGCGGCCTACCTCATCGTCCTCTTCGTGTGCGAGCGGCTTGCCTACTACTACCAGTACGGCGTCATCTACAAGGAGAGCGGGCGGCAGCGCATGGCCCTCGCCGAGCGCCTGCGCAGGCTCCCCCTCTCGTTCTTTGGCAGACGAGACCTCGCGGACCTCACCGAGACGCTCATGGGAGACGTCAAGACCACCGAGCACGCCTACAGCCACGTGCTCCCCGAGCTCTACGGCGCCTACGCCACCATGGCGATCGCCTTCGTGTGCCTGCTCGCCTTCGACTGGCGGCTGGCGGTTGCGTCCATGTGGTCGGGCCCGGTGGCGCTGCTTCTGCTCTTTGGCGTGCGCTCCCGAATCCAGCCGCTCATGCGCAGGACGCGCCTGGCGGGGCTCAGGACCTCCGAGCTCATCCAGGAGGCGCTCGAGTGCGTGCGCGAGGTGCGCGCCACCAACCAGGAGGAGCGCTACCTCGAGCGCGTCTACGAGAGCGTGGACAAGGCGGAGCGCACCGCCATCCGCGGGGAGCTCGCGACCGGCATCTGCGTGAACGGCGCGCAGATCGTGCTGCGCCTGGGGTTTGCCACCACGCTGCTCACGGGCTCTGCCCTCGTGCTCGAGGGCACCTGCGACTTTCTCGCCCTCTTCTGCTTCCTGCTGGTGGTGAGCCGCATCTACGCGCCCTTCGACCAGGCGCTCATGCTCATCGCGGAGCTCTTCTCGGCGCGCACCGCCGCTGGGCGCATGAGGAGCTTCTTCGAGGAGCCGCTCGCCGAGGGCGGGGACGGCTACGCTCCCGACGGCCACGACGTGGTCTTTGAGCACGTGGGCTTCTCCTACGAGAGGGGCGGCGAGAAGGTCCTGGAGGACGTGTCCTTCACGGCTCGCGAGGGCGAGGTCACCGCGCTTGTGGGACCCTCCGGCTCCGGCAAGTCGACCTGCGCGCGCCTGGCGGCGAGGCTCTGGGACGCGAGCTCCGGCCGCGTGAGCGTGGGAGGCGTGGACGTGAGCGCGGTTGACCCCGAGGTGCTGCTCTCCGACTTCTCGGTGGTGTTCCAGGACGTGACGCTCTTCGACGACACGGTGATGGGCAACATCCGCCTGGGGCGGCGCGGGGCGAGCGACGAGGAAGTGCTCGCTGCGGCGCGGGCGGCCAACTGCGACGACTTCGTGAGCCGCATGCCCGAGGGCTACCAGACCATGATCGGCGAGAACGGCGCACGCCTCTCCGGCGGCGAGCGGCAGCGTATCTCCATCGCCCGGGCGCTGCTCAAGGACGCGCCGATCGTGCTTCTCGACGAGGCGACCGCGAGCCTCGACGTGGAGAGCGAGACCGAGGTGCAGGGAGCGCTCTCGCGCCTGCTCGCCGGCAAGACCGTCATCGTGATCGCGCACCGCATGCGCACGGTCATGGGCGCCGACAAGGTCGTGGTGCTCGAGGGCGGGCGCGTCGCGGAGCAGGGGAGCCCCGCCGAGCTCATGGCGGCCGACGGCCTCTTCGCCCGCATGGCGCGCCTCCAGAGCGAGAGCGCGAGCTGGGCGCTCTAG
- the moaC gene encoding cyclic pyranopterin monophosphate synthase MoaC, which produces MRLGDSVEGQFKGADLTHVNEQGRARMVDVSDKPATDRVARAAGFVRMAPSTVELVRTGGAKKGDVLAVAQVAGIMAAKRCWETVPMCHPVALTGVDVRFSVEAGGVGIEATCRCHGETGVEMEALSAVSAAALTVYDMLKAHQRDMVVEEVRLVEKTGGSSGDFAARGARGVATVEAVCVSEEKGTRKRPVDAIELVVGEGVSGDAHAGNWHRQVSLLPAEAVDELRDRLPELAPGDFAENVLTRGLDLKALPVGTVLRAGAAELVVTQIGKECHAACEIRRLTGRCAMPTEGIFCVVTRGGSLRAGDRLEVVSR; this is translated from the coding sequence ATGAGATTGGGGGATAGCGTGGAGGGCCAGTTCAAGGGGGCCGACCTCACGCACGTGAACGAGCAGGGAAGGGCGCGGATGGTGGACGTCTCGGACAAGCCGGCCACGGACCGCGTCGCGCGTGCCGCCGGGTTCGTGCGGATGGCGCCCTCCACGGTGGAGCTCGTGCGCACGGGCGGCGCCAAGAAGGGCGACGTGCTCGCAGTGGCGCAGGTGGCGGGCATCATGGCCGCCAAGCGCTGCTGGGAGACGGTGCCCATGTGCCATCCCGTGGCGCTCACGGGCGTCGACGTGCGCTTCTCGGTGGAGGCGGGCGGCGTGGGCATCGAGGCCACGTGCCGCTGCCACGGCGAGACGGGCGTGGAGATGGAGGCGCTCTCCGCCGTGTCCGCGGCGGCGCTCACGGTCTACGACATGCTCAAGGCCCATCAGCGGGACATGGTGGTCGAGGAGGTGCGCCTGGTCGAGAAGACCGGCGGCTCGAGCGGGGACTTCGCTGCCCGCGGGGCGCGGGGCGTCGCCACGGTCGAGGCGGTCTGCGTGAGCGAGGAGAAGGGCACGCGCAAGCGCCCGGTCGACGCCATCGAGCTCGTGGTGGGCGAGGGCGTTTCCGGCGACGCGCACGCCGGCAACTGGCACCGCCAGGTGAGCCTGCTTCCGGCCGAGGCCGTCGACGAGCTGCGCGACCGCCTGCCCGAGCTCGCGCCCGGGGACTTTGCCGAGAACGTGCTCACGCGCGGGCTCGACCTCAAGGCGCTGCCGGTGGGCACGGTCCTTCGGGCCGGCGCGGCGGAGCTCGTGGTGACCCAGATCGGCAAGGAGTGCCACGCCGCCTGCGAGATCCGCAGGCTCACGGGCAGGTGCGCGATGCCCACCGAGGGCATATTCTGCGTGGTAACGCGCGGGGGGTCCCTGCGCGCCGGGGACAGGCTGGAGGTGGTCTCTCGATGA